A window of the Zeugodacus cucurbitae isolate PBARC_wt_2022May chromosome 2, idZeuCucr1.2, whole genome shotgun sequence genome harbors these coding sequences:
- the LOC128922278 gene encoding dystrophin-like, which produces MNGGFRITGYPAAAGAATATSTPSSSGGPTSSDTTLQVGNTLSNGATMQHTNNGNTNKINNDIGAHQGNGGSNNAFLKHYNPMLGSVSSQQSQPQPQPQPQPQPHLQLKQLQLQREQRERALDLHISEYQPPTPTQFTTVAPPLCGSTAAPIALKGNNPFLNSPSPTETTAAPVMAFGYATTTTTAPTTSAAISGSTNSLAGASHSGGYEMPEYAEPQRFRAHKQTRPHSIAVASMSASMSANSSAAVSTTSTSGATSYNSSNTNDLAYSTLRRTPKAMPNSFVDYASRHQLQQEEQLRQQHAHLQQQQQRLLQLTRQQQQLRSGGTGSNSGTPTSGVSATTSAGTPTPATSVDKEALYAALFQQYRNSPTRAPHTTLPLKLSGNATHTPTSLNIVVTSSAASTSNYCPPVPLHRNQNISSAGLQLHQQQTAGSGLLQQPIVPRRSHSTPRPLKAFSEQQPPQSPQQPLSPAVNSAQLNGGTAPRPRSLDRFNNESKPVGLYQPPPIPMRRFPPGVTNTRQSQGSPQPDAGSPTPKFSGKKSTSIDNIRNSLSATSASDLNMLANNASTGGMRHSITFHGRSQSGQINAEHNYNGDLAAVSTTANTLSTNNVTNAGTWHKTDRPLSYAYGASAPDQAYLENQLRAYSEQLRTITESVRKYSEQAKLLSELKRQQQLAKAQQLQPNSGNNNSLTVGANATSQGLQVPSSQSSSNFSSNMISPEIVSKSLASLCSSTEPQTPSHQLRLFLDNIRSTMRTEYHQNIPEEMLKPITESKSPTNLQQQATPHQQQLSHTQSPAQPQSLMAYKRPNLDETLRSSPVQSTTATNAANKVRDNELPTPSDQLRLFLDAIRSNKIPETDEKPKLVNSQTLDSFISKPLQMPDVTSGTPGVQLSGMPPTRRRPKSAIATSKLENEQGEHSMITSESFHQISDNLRLMSEDLKALSPSKVVVSNSASSGNLKISAGTTSSLSPSLTTELRVITSHSPLSTSPTNHPGTHYAPLSRANVSTFGASSASYGAQTSTNSPSPSQSTHSQSTSATTTPSTAPLMTDFNAILDSFQEMADKYKSKGSYDYLRKCSDALRQHSQQLKLREQQQQQQQMSNGGCGGGYMNSDDSSSCSTTPGSIREAVQNLLMQPRNGFQILDDRMRLFIDIIDSQDRLSQVRRILLLTYY; this is translated from the coding sequence atgaATGGTGGTTTTCGCATAACGGGCTATCCAGCTGCTGCTGGCGCTGCCACAGCGACAAGCACACCGAGCAGCAGTGGCGGACCGACAAGCTCCGATACAACATTGCAAGTCGGCAACACGCTGTCGAACGGTGCAACAATGCAGCATACAAACAACggaaacacaaataaaatcaacaacgatATTGGCGCTCATCAAGGCAACGGTGGCAGCAATAATGCCTTTTTGAAGCACTATAATCCGATGCTTGGCAGTGTTTCCAGTCAACAGTCACAGCCACAGCCACAGCCACAGCCACAGCCACAGCCGCATTTGCAACTGAAGCAATTGCAATTGCAGCGCGAACAGCGCGAACGCGCGCTGGACCTGCACATTAGCGAGTATCAACCGCCAACACCGACACAATTCACCACCGTGGCGCCACCGCTTTGCGGCAGTACGGCCGCGCCGATTGCGCTGAAAGGCAATAATCCTTTTCTGAATAGTCCCTCACCCACGGAGACAACAGCTGCGCCTGTAATGGCTTTTGGttatgccacaacaacaacaacagcaccaacaacGTCTGCAGCAATAAGCGGTAGTACAAACAGTCTTGCTGGCGCGTCACACAGTGGCGGCTATGAGATGCCCGAGTATGCGGAACCGCAACGTTTTCGCGCGCACAAACAAACGCGACCGCACAGCATTGCTGTTGCCTCCATGAGCGCCAGCATGTCGGCGAACAGCTCCGCAGCGGTGTCTACTACATCCACTTCGGGCGCGACCAgttacaacagcagcaacactaATGATCTGGCTTACAGCACGCTGCGGCGCACGCCTAAGGCGATGCCCAACAGCTTTGTGGACTACGCCTCTCGACATCAGCTGCAGCAGGAGGAGCAGCTGCGGCAACAGCACGCCcatttacagcaacaacaacagcgcttgTTGCAACTCACGCGCCAGCAGCAGCAATTACGCAGTGGCGGCACTGGCAGTAACTCGGGCACACCTACGTCCGGCGTCAGTGCAACAACGTCGGCGGGCACGCCCACTCCTGCGACCAGCGTGGACAAAGAGGCTTTGTATGCGGCGCTTTTTCAACAATACCGTAACAGCCCAACGCGTGCGCCACACACAACACTACCGCTCAAGTTGAGCGGCAATGCAACACATACACCAACATCTTTGAACATTGTCGTGACGAGCTCTGCCGCTTCCACTAGCAATTACTGTCCACCAGTGCCACTGCATCGTAATCAAAATATATCCAGCGCTGGTTTACAATTACACCAACAACAGACAGCGGGTAGCGGGTTGCTGCAGCAACCGATTGTGCCACGTCGGTCGCACAGCACGCCGCGTCCACTCAAAGCTTTCAGCGAACAACAGCCGCCGCAATCGCCACAGCAACCGCTTTCACCAGCAGTGAATAGCGCGCAGTTGAACGGTGGCACAGCGCCACGGCCACGCAGTTTGGATCGCTTCAACAACGAGTCCAAACCGGTTGGACTCTATCAGCCTCCACCAATACCCATGCGTCGATTTCCGCCAGGCGTTACAAACACGCGGCAGTCACAGGGTAGTCCACAGCCGGATGCCGGTAGTCCTACACCTAAATTCAGCGGAAAGAAGAGCACAAGCATCGATAACATACGCAACAGCTTGTCGGCCACGAGCGCTTCTGATTTAAACATGTTGGCTAATAATGCAAGCACCGGCGGCATGCGCCATTCGATCACCTTTCACGGTCGCAGCCAATCGGGTCAAATTAATGCGGAACATAACTACAATGGTGACCTAGCTGCTGTGAGCACTACTGCCAATACGCTTAGCACGAACAACGTCACGAATGCTGGTACTTGGCACAAGACCGATCGCCCGCTGTCTTATGCATATGGCGCAAGCGCACCCGATCAAGCCTATCTGGAGAACCAACTGCGTGCTTACTCTGAACAATTACGCACCATAACAGAAAGTGTGCGTAAGTACTCGGAGCAGGCGAAATTGCTCTCTGAACTGAAGCGACAGCAGCAGCTCGCCAAAGCACAGCAACTCCAACCAAATAGCGGCAACAATAATTCGCTCACAGTGGGTGCAAATGCGACATCACAAGGTCTGCAGGTGCCAAGCTCGCAGAGCAGCAGCAATTTCTCTTCGAATATGATCTCTCCAGAGATTGTAAGTAAATCGCTGGCTTCGCTCTGCTCTTCGACCGAGCCGCAGACACCTTCGCACCAGCTACGTCTATTTCTCGATAACATACGCAGCACCATGCGTACCGAATATCATCAGAATATACCAGAGGAGATGCTTAAGCCCATAACTGAGTCAAAGTCGCCAACCAATTTACAGCAACAGGCAACGCCACATCAACAACAGTTGTCACATACGCAATCTCCAGCGCAACCACAATCTTTGATGGCATATAAACGTCCGAATCTCGACGAAACACTACGCAGTTCACCTGTGCAATCGACAACTGCCACAAATGCTGCCAATAAAGTACGCGACAACGAACTACCCACACCATCCGATCAACTCCGGCTCTTCCTCGACGCTATACGTTCGAATAAGATACCCGAAACCGATGAAAAACCGAAGCTCGTCAATTCACAAACACTGGACTCTTTCATTTCCAAACCACTACAGATGCCGGACGTCACATCTGGCACGCCTGGCGTGCAGCTTAGCGGCATGCCACCCACACGACGGCGTCCTAAGAGCGCAATTGCCACGTCTAAATTGGAGAATGAGCAAGGTGAGCATTCAATGATTACCTCGGAGAGTTTCCATCAGATCTCCGACAATTTGCGTTTGATGAGTGAAGATCTGAAAGCGCTCAGTCCCAGCAAGGTGGTGGTGAGTAACTCTGCAAGTAGCGGTAACTTAAAAATAAGCGCCGGTACCACCTCATCGCTCTCACCCTCGCTAACCACCGAGCTACGTGTCATAACCAGCCACTCACCGCTCAGCACATCACCTACAAATCATCCTGGAACACATTATGCGCCGCTCAGTCGTGCGAACGTCAGCACTTTTGGCGCCAGCTCTGCTTCGTATGGTGCTCAAACGAGCACAAACTCACCTTCGCCTTCACAATCGACACATTCGCAATCGACGAGTGCGACGACCACACCCTCTACGGCACCGCTTATGACGGACTTTAATGCGATACTTGATAGCTTTCAGGAAATGGCTGACAAGTACAAATCCAAAGGTTCCTACGATTATCTGCGTAAGTGTTCGGATGCCTTGCGTCAGCACTCGCAACAATTAAAATTGCgcgaacagcaacagcaacagcagcaaatgtCGAACGGTGGCTGTGGTGGTGGTTACATGAATAGTGATGACAGCAGTTCGTGTAGTACCACACCGGGTAGCATACGTGAGGCTGTGCAAAATCTGTTGATGCAACCCAGAAATGGATTTCAGATACTCGACGATCGCATGCGGCTGTTCATTGACATTATCGATAGTCAAGATCGCCTGAGTCAG